One genomic segment of Panulirus ornatus isolate Po-2019 chromosome 3, ASM3632096v1, whole genome shotgun sequence includes these proteins:
- the LOC139759636 gene encoding uncharacterized protein encodes MSRAAVCPTLLLLTALIALSAAQGFYSQRYGKRGDDNREVTVRSGFYANRYGRSSPSQGLPEIKIRSAHFIGGSRYGKRSDNPSQPEYPVAVTSEGDDADVPAPLLLGDSVVCLLVDVPDIYRCVRKPTSEESTN; translated from the exons ATGAGCCGCGCCGCCGTGTGccctaccctcctcctgctgACCGCCCTCATAGCCCTCAGTGCAGCTCAGGGCTTCTACTCCCAGCGGTACGGCAAACGAGGTGACGACAATCGCGAGGTCACAG TTCGGTCTGGGTTCTACGCTAACCGGTACGGCCGGTCTTCCCCGTCTCAGGGCCTGCCAGAGATCAAGATCCGATCTGCCCATTTCATCGGCGGCTCCCGCTACGGTAAGAGGTCCGACAACCCTTCCCAGCCCGAGTACCCCGTCGCCGTAACCTCTGAAG gtgatgatgctgatgttcCCGCCCCACTCCTGTTGGGCGACTCTGTCGTCTGTCTCCTGGTCGACGTCCCAGACATTTATCGCTGCGTCAG